The following nucleotide sequence is from Diospyros lotus cultivar Yz01 chromosome 3, ASM1463336v1, whole genome shotgun sequence.
GATCTTCAAGAATATTTTGTTCTAATGACAGATGAGAAATCATATTAATATCTTCCcaaattataaagttaaaatCATCATCTATTAAGGGGGAAGATCCtcattttattgtatttatattttcactGTATGTTACCATTTCTACTCATTTATTTCAGCTTCATTTTTAGCCATGCCTTATtgaattaatatttcaatttataGTTCCTGTactttaatttctgtatttaaTTTATGATGGCTTCATTATTACAGATCTTTTAATTTATGCTTATTTAGTTTACTGTTACCTATTTATATTCAATTCTTAATTAATGCTCAGTGTAGCTCATCCTGCATTTCTATTATCAATTCTTATTCATTCATAAAATATTAGGTtgctttttctttacttttcaatttttcagttttgagttttgaatttattttcagttttctattttagtagtctatttttagaaaattgaaaatgtattctctttgaaattttgaaaatattttcttaataatattttattcaataaatttgattatttactaaattagaaatatttaatattaatatattattaaaaaatatatacattttaaagttaatgaattttgtaatattttttcccattagaataataaaatatgaataaataaataaataaataaatatgttttgattttagagtttattttggataaaaatacttaaaacaactttttgttgttttgagttttctttataattttttttattttttaaaaacaataaagagaatacgtttttattattttagaaaattgaaaactgaaaataacttgaaaacagtaaaaagaacacaaccttaaactacgttctctttactttttaatttttaattttgagttttgaattcattttcaattttctgttttgatagtctatttttagaaaattgaaaacgcgttctctttgtcattttgaaaaattatttttcaaaacagaaaattagaaaatgcgttctttttgaaattttgaaaaaaaaaattaatgatattttattcaataaatttgattattcaataaattataaatatttaatgttaatatattattaaaaaaatatatacattttaaagttaatgaattttgtaatattttttcccattacaataataaaatataaataaataaataaatatattttgagtttagagtttattttagatgaaaacactcaaaaaagTTTTTCATTTATAAGATGTATTTCTACTAGGttcaaaattaaatctaaaGAAAACTAGGAGTAATATTGATCATTACTCGAATAGGTTTTTAAGATGGGTGTTTGTTGAAGGATACCTATAAGCACCTATAAAGAACTCAATTGAAGCTCAAATTGAATATATGATAGGGTTATTCAGGTCATCGAGATTTATGAAAAATcttctaaaaattaaatctgatttaattcaaatgatcatttatatttatgattgtttattttatggagttttgaatttattttattgtatttcatgtACAGTTGTTTAGTTAATTTCTTTATCATTGTTCACTCTTAGCATTCAATTTCTTGATCATctacatttctattttttgtgcaaatgatttataatcatttaaatttattgttattaatttctACTTTAATTTAAAGTTATCTGTTTATTCTTATGCCAAGCTCAAACTTAAAGTCGTTGGAAATTAGATAAGTATGGgttgttctctttgtgtttcaatttttagtttttagttttgaatttatttttaattttgtattttgtgtttattgaaaacacattttttttatctgtaacgTTTTTCgcgttttaaaaattttgagcgtatttgtgataaaaataattaaaatgatttttttttgttttgagttttttttttacaattttttttcttatttttgaaaatgtaaaagtaaacatattttcattattttaaaaaaatgaaaagggcctgaaaataacaaagataatAGAacctaaggttgcgttctctttactgttttcaagtcatttttagttttcaattttctaaaataatgaaaacgcgttctctttgttatttttaaaaatgtatttttgaaaacaaaaaaaaaattgtgaagaaaactcaaaacaacaaaaagttgttttgaatgttttcatccaaaataaactcaaaactcaaaacatatttatttatttatttattaatattttattattgtaatggaaaaaaatattataaaattcattaactttaaaatgtatatattttttaataatatattaacattaaatatttataatttacttaataatcaaatttattgaataaaatatcactaaaaaaatattttcaaaatttcaaagagaacgtgttttctaattttctgttttgaaaaataatttttcaaaatgacaaagagaacgcattttcaattttctaaaaacagactatcaaaacagaaaattaaaaatgaattcaaaattcaaaactgaaaattgaaaaacaaagagaacacacCCTAATACTCTTTACTTTTCTTATTGACTCTCAAGATATGTGTTTATCGAATGATAGCtataaacactcaaaatgaTTTGGAAATTCAGATTAAGTATATGTTAGGATTAAGCCTAGGATAGTTATCTTAGATTATAAGATTTATGAGGCAATGATTTTAGGATAGCATCAAAATTGCCTAATATTGAGGAGTTTGGATATATAGTCTTTCTCAAAAGGTAAGAAGTCTTTATGTCAAAAGCTAAAATTGCAATATATGTAGCAAGTAGTTTTAACTGCTTTAGTCCAAAAGTATGTAGGCTAGAAATTCTCTCAAAGCATGGTAGGAAAACTATTTTCTAGGATTACAAATCAAGCAATtaaaagatgacatttttatcagccaaaccaaatatactagagatattttaaagaaattcaatatgTCTGAGGCAAAATCCACAAACACCCCTATGAgcacatatatcaaaatacataAAGATAAAGGTGAAAAATCTGTGGATTAGAAGATGCATAAAGGGATGATAAGATCTCTTTTTTATCTCACTGTCTCTAGACATGATATCCTCTTTAGTGTGTCATATGTGCTAGATACCAAAGTGACCCTAAGAAATCCTATTTGACTCTTGTTAAAAgaatatttaagtatttgaatgGATCTCTATCTTTGGGTCTATGGAATCCTAGATCTTCTCCCTTAGAGTTTCATGTTTATGTTGATACTGATTGTGTTGGATgtgaagtaaataaaaaaagcaCAAATGGCACATGTCAATTGCTTGAAAGTATGTTGATCTCATGGGCATCCAAGAAGCAAAATAGTGTGTCCACCTCTACTACTAAAGCTGAGTATGTATCAACTATTAGTTGTTGTACTCAAATTTTGTGGCTTAAACAGCAATTGAAGTATTATGGAATTAAAGTGACTAGTATTCCTATCAAATGTGACAATTTCAATGCTatcaatttatctaaaaatcgAGTGCATCACTCAAAGACCAAGCACATtgaaataaaacattattttataaGAGATCATGTGCAAAGGAGTgatataattttagaatatgTGCCAACTAAGAGTCAATtagctgatatttttactaaatcaTTGAAGAAAAATCAGTTCTTAAAGATTAGGACTGAATTAGGAGTTAATGAAATTTGAAGTGAGAAAATAGTCGATTGCATAgcaaaaataattgagtaaatttgattcataatcaaatatattagTTCTTTGATCGAGTAGGATCAAtctttaatcgagtaaaagttATGCAATAATAGagtaaaataacatttttatcattattgatGCTATATTATAATTAGGTTGATTGGAGTCCAGTCTTATTTACTATAGGATCGAGCTTGCTGTGCATTATGCTAGGTAAGTAACACATTACCCCAAACAAATTTgtaaataattatgtaaattCTCTTTGATTATATTTAGATAAGAGTCTATCATTTGAAATTTAAGATTTACTATTTGAATACACTTTCTTAAAGAATTTTACATTTAGATTAAAATAGGTCATGAATTTGaatccaaaaaatataataatttaaaataagcCTAATCACCTTATTTATTCTgaattttttgtcaatttttaatttaatcatgtTTTGAGAATTGCTTTGATTTATGCCTAAAACCTTAAGATTAGTTGCAATTATATCCTAATTTATTCTGACATATGCCTCTACTGATGTAACAAGATGAGATGGCATGCTGATGTATCTTAATGCTAACTCATCAAGCCTACCCattcaaaactctaaaataGATATTCGTTGATGTGGCAAAAAAGACCTACAGGGTGGTGGCTTCTTGAAGACTTTGAGGAATTTCCCATGCCGAAAAGGGGTTGTAGTTGAGGTAAATGACTTGGAGTGATGTCAAGGTGGAGAAGAAATTAGCGAGAAAGGAAGGGAAATTGTTGTTTGAGAAGGAGATAATGAAGCGAGTTGAGCCTAGCGAGACTGGGGGCTAAGCCAGTGAGTTGGTTGGACATGACCTCAAATCACTTCAAGGTGGTGAGGTTTGCGAGGCTCATTGAGAGGGACCCGTCAAGCCCTAGTGCCCAATTTGGACTTGGGTAACCTTGGTCACTGTTGCATCCAACGTGCTTCCAACTATAGAGGTTTGACCCAATCCACCCAAGAGAAGTTGATAGGTTCAACGTCACCCTCAACTCCAACATTGTTGTCATATTGCTGAAAGGTTGTGAGACCGAAGAAGATGTTGCCGCCAAGGAAATCAAGGATTTTACCTGTGATGTTCATTTATGTGGTGGAAGAGACTTGTAGGACAGTGGCTTCTCGGAGACTTTGAGGAATTTCCCACACCAAGAAGGAGTTGTAGTCAAGGTAAATAGCTTGGAGTAACGTcaagttgaagaagaaattgataggaaatgaagagaaattgttgttgttgagaAGGATATTCCAGAGCAAGTTGAGCCCAACAAGACTAGGAATCGACCTGGTGAGTTGGTTGGACTTGACCTCAAATCGCTCTATGGTAATGAGGTTCGCAAGGCTCGTTGGGAGGAGGACCCTATTAGGCCCTGGTGCTTGATTTGGACCCGAGTAACCCGATCAAACATTGCAGCCAACGTCCTTCCAATTGTAGGGGTCTAACCCAATCCACCTGAGAAAATTTAGTGAGTTTAGCATTGCCTTTAGCTTTAGCATTGTCATCGCTATGCTTGAGCTCGATTAGTCATGGACTGATTCCAAAACCCATATTAGCATGCCAACTCAGAGAAAATTAGCGAGAAACAACGAGACAATCGCAAAAAACGACACTAAGATTGTTTTGGAGTAGGGCAAATAATGCTACATGAATTGGCTTGATGAGTTAGCATTAAAACATATTAGCATGCCAACTCATCTCGTCACGTTAGTTGAGACACATATTAAAGCAAATTAGGATTACAATTgtaattaatcttaaaatattagaaataaattaaatcaattctcaaaataaattaaattaaaaattagcaaaaacTTCAAGGTAAATAAGGTGATTAGGCCTTTAAAATATCGCTATTTAAACACAATAgctaatattaatttattaaccttATCATTAACAAGATTTAATCTTttcattaacaaaattttattgattgaggacattattttttttatttttctgccaACACTCAGCTAGATAATTTCTAAAGTAATtgtattcaaaatattttaataattatattcattatGTAATCAAGATTAATACATGCTTGGACTCATAAAATGCATTCAATCCTGAATCAGTAAAAATTGCAAAAGCTAATcatgtctaaaaaataaaaattatttttatttatttatttaaaaaatatattttcaatcatttaaataaattaattacactttatAATCATTTTACTCGTTTCGATCCTGTCCGTCAGTCACGCCCCAATCATCGATCTCAGTCAATTAAAAAGATATTAAGGGCATTTAAGTAAAATGCGGACACCGGAAAGCCCTAGCCGGCACGCTTCTCGTTTATAAAGAATGAGGTTACTGAGGCTCTCTGTTGCCCTAAATCTCCTCGTTGCTTTACTGTTGGTCCTCTTACCTCTCTCCGTTTCCTTGTGTTGCGGCTAGGGTTCTTCAGGTTTGTTCTTTCCCTGCTGTTTACTTGTTTAATTATCTTCTGCGTTCGATCCTCTTTTTATTTGTATACGGGCATATCTCGTTTATTCATTTGTATCTGctgtttccaaaattttctaattgtTGTCTGCGCTGATTCTGCGATCTGAACCGTTTTAGTCATCTTTCATTGTGATTTATCATGCGTTATTTGTTGTGAGATGAATTTGATTGTTCTAGGTTCCTGAGACGATTTGGTTTCTTTTAAATCTGGATCTGATTTCGGGTTGCGAAGAGACTTCTAAAGTTGAAGCAAGCAATCCTTGTCACGTATATGAGTTAATTGTATATGATAATTGGATCTATCTGAATACGTTTGTATTTATGTTGATCGAATCCTTAGTGATTTCAATTTACATATTACATGCAAATACTGAGGAGGTTGGAATGAAAGTTGTACTGATTTCAGCTTCATGTGCTAAATGTTTTTATGTATCCGATCTTCCAGTCTTTCAAATCCTAAAACTATTTTTCCGCACTCCATTACTGTAATTAGGTTTTAAACCTTATTCATGGTGGGCGTTTTCTCAACTAGATCTGAGTACAGAGTGGATGTCATCAGGTCTCTTTTTCATCAGCTTTAGGTTGGATAGGGGATACTTCCCAATTGAGTGCTTGTTTCGTTATCATTGGTAGGAAAGCTATTTGGGTCTTTTGTTAAGGAAGCTCTATGGCTTTCCACTTCTTGCAAATGTGCCATCCTCTGTTGGTCAAAGGCTCAAAATCCAATTTCCTTGTGacatgattttttgttttttaatgttattattttgcTCTTAACCGCTGAAGAATTTCAGTAAATATTGTTTTGTTTACCAAAGCACCAAGCCTGATTTTGTTTATTGAAATGCCCTCTTCCTCAGCAACTCTGTCTTGGACTTCTAAGCCTCAATAATGGGTAAGGAGAAGTTTCACATCAACATTGTGGTCATTGGCCATGTCGACTCTGGAAAGTCAACAACCACTGGCCATCTTATCTACAAGCTAGGAGGCATTGACAAGCGTGttattgagagatttgagaaggAAGCTGCTGAGATGAACAAGAGGTCGTTCAAGTATGCCTGGGTGTTGGACAAGCTCAAGGCTGAGCGCGAACGTGGTATCACCATTGACATTGCCTTGTGGAAGTTTGAGACTACAAAGTACTATTGCACGGTGATTGATGCCCCCGGACATCGTGACTTCATCAAGAACATGATCACTGGCACCTCCCAGGCGGACTGTGCAGTCCTCATTATTGATTCTACCACTGGTGGTTTTGAAGCTGGTATTTCCAAGGATGGTCAGACCCGTGAACATGCGTTGCTTGCTTTCACCCTTGGTGTCAGGCAAATGATATGCTGCTGCAACAAGGTGAGGATTTTTTTATCATCTGGCACGTTCTGTTTTATGAATTCCAGTTTTGATATTCATTTAGCCTTGACGGTTAATTTGTTTACTTTGACTCGTTTTACAGATGGATGCGACAACTCCAAAGTATTCCAAGGCAAGGTATGATGAAATTGTGAAGGAAGTCTCTTCCTACATGAAGAAGGTAGGATACAACCCTGATAAGATCCCATTTGTCCCCATCTCTGGTTTTGAAGGAGACAACATGATTGAGAGATCTACAAACCTGGACTGGTACAAGGGGCCAACCCTCCTCGAGGCGCTTGACATGATCCATGAACCCAAGAGGCCCTCCGACAAGCCACTCCGTCTCCCACTCCAGGACGTGTACAAAATTGGTGGCATTGGAACTGTGCCAGTGGGGCGTGTGGAGACTGGTGTTCTGAAGCCTGGCATGGTGGTGACCTTCGGACCCTCTGGACTGACAACTGAAGTTAAGTCTGTGGAGATGCACCATGAAGCTCTCCAGGAGGCCCTGCCGGGTGACAATGTCGGCTTCAACGTGAAGAACGTGGCCGTGAAGGATCTGAAGCGTGGGTTTGTGGCTTCAAACTCAAAGGATGATCCTGCCAAGGGGGCTGCTAGCTTTACGTCTCAGGTTATCATTATGAACCACCCTGGCCAGATTGGAAACGGTTATGCACCAGTTCTTGACTGCCACACCTCTCATATTGCTGTCAAGTTTGCGGAGCTGCTGACCAAGATTGACAGGCGATCTGGCAAGGAGCTTGAGAAGGAGcctaaattcttgaaaaatgggGATGCCGGTCTTGTGAAGATGATCCCGACCAAGCCCATGGTGGTGGAAACATTCTCCGAATATCCCCCTCTTGGACGGTTCGCTGTTAGGGACATGAGGCAGACCGTGGCCGTTGGTGTGATCAAGAGTGTTGACAAGAAGGATCCTACTGGAGCCAAGGTCACCAAGGCTGCTGCAAAGAAGGGTGCCAAGTGAACCGTGCAGGGTTTGGTTGCTTCCGCAAATGGAGTTTACTATTattatacaaataaattgtGTCTTAAAAGCTCGGTATTTCATTATATTGCCTTAGTTAGGCTGTCGTGTTTTTTGTGTTGCAGTTTTATTCCTTCTTGGTCTTGCAGCCAATCCCAGAATTGGGTGCTTGATCGGCGGTGGCGGAACCTATTTCACGACTCCCTGGTATTTTTGGTGCATGTCTTTTACTAGGTTTTATTTTGAGGTTCTTTGGTTTCCTGAAGAATCTTAAAACAAATTTTTGTGCCTTTTCTTAAAGGAGTCTTTATTGCCATATTGAATTGTTGGGTTCTTGCGAAATTTATCTGCTGCATTTGCAGGTTTTGTTTTGTGGTGGTAAGTCGTATGTGTTGTGCCTCGTTATTGggttgagaaattatatataatttccttttattttctagcATATACGTGGATGCTATTTGTTTTATAATGCAAAAAGTCAACTTGGCTGAGTAATAATTATAATGCAATattgataattaacaaattagGCTGATGGGAAGTGGGTGGGACAGAAGCCGagggggggggagggagagCATTCTTTTTGTTCTGAAGAAATTGCCAACAGGAAAACCTGATAAGACGCATTCTTGACGAATCCTCCGTATTACAAGTACATAAATAATCACACGGGATAGTTCCTCCTTATTCGCAACTCAAAAGGAACAAGAAAACGACAAACTCGAGGTATTCTTGATCATCTCTTCCTAGTCAAAACCCATAACCATTTCATCGCCAAAGCTTTTCAACACCTTCGCCATCCTGCTCCCGTTCTCCCCCTCCTCTTCCATGTCGGGCGGCGCTGCAGAGGCCGACGAGAAAATCATCCTCTGCTCCTGAGCTCGGACAATCTTCGAGAACCAATCCACGTCCCTCATTCCGAAGCCCGCTGCCAGTTCAGGGCCCATCATGGTCCGCAGAATGGAGCCGGCTCCCAACAAGAACTGCGGCCTGTTGTAGCTCGACGACGTTGTGACTCCAAAGAACTCGAATGGCCCCGTCCTCGAAGCTATCTGGCAGAACGGAAAGAATTGCGGAATCCAGAAGACGTCGCCTGGGCCTACTTTCGCTTTCATGGCTAGAGTTCCGTTCGGAAACACCACTtggatttctccttctcctcttAGCACGATTGCGATCTCTGGTGCCATTGGATTAATATGCGGAGCCATCATCGATCCCTGTTTCAGAGCAAAACCTAACTCAATTTTACAGAGTAATGATCATAGAATCCGAAGACGATGGATATGGAAGTGGATACTTACGGCAGTGAGGTAGACTAGAAAAACACCGACGTCCGATAGGCCCAGCGGCCAGTAATCGGAGTCGTCGAGGGCAATGCTCCAGCCGTAGTTATTCTTGAAATCGGGCTTCCTGTGGTAGAGGTTGTAGGGTTCCGGCGACTTGATTTTCCAGTCATGATGTTTTCTGTTGGCTTCTTTTCCAAAGAGGGAATTCAACAGCTTCCTCAGTGACCAAGTCGGTTCCTCGTCGTTTCCACCTGCTGCGGGTTCTTGGAAACGCACTTTTCTCTTCAGATGCTCGAATCTCTCCTCCTCTTTCAGCTCCAGGAATTGCGTCCACGTAGCCCGCGAATGCGCGTCTTGGTAGAACACAATCGGGTCGAGTTCTTGATCGGTCGTGATCATCTTCACCACTTTTACTGACACCTGCAATGGAGGTAAGTCGTGATCTTCTTCAGatgttcaattaatttgaaaatcattttgaatTGGTGTAGCTAGAATGGATGGTCACATTTAATGCGGTTGAGAGGGTTATGGGATCAAACCCAGCAAGCACAGAATAAGCTCCTCCACCAATGAAGAAAGACTGCAAACGAAGACAgtacaagaaagaaaagggtGATTAAACTGTTTGAGCAATTCTGCAAATTCTGGCATATGTAATAGACAAAGTAATTTAAATGCTGGAGTAACTAAAATATACATGGAAGGTGCCCCATCCCGAGTCCTCAGTTTTGTCAATGCTGCAAACGATATGCAGTATCTGTCCCTCTCCAGTGTTAACCAGATAGAACGCAGAGCCAGCTCCAATTCTGTACACGTCTCCCATCTTCAATCGCTTCTCCACCAGCCTGTCATTGTAGATTGACCCAACTCTTGCTTCCCCTGCAAACCAAATTCATAATATCCTTCAAATTGAACAAATAttcaatttataaattcattataGCCTAGAAATAATACCTCTGCGAACGAAGAGGATCATGTTGGAATCAAGATACTGAGGAATGAAGAGAGCCTTGGGTTCCATGGTGATGAACCCAATATGGAGAGCCCTTCCCCCATGGCGTCCTGTAAAACCCTCCACCACGTCCATGCGCCCGGCTTCGGTCTCCACCACCGCCTTCATATTCCGCAACAAGAACAGCTTTTcctctttctcctcctcctccgctcCGCCGCCTTCATAGACGGCACCCGCCATTGGCGCCGCCGCATATCCCAGAATCACCACCAAAAGCAGCAGCAGAACCCTTGTCTTCGCCATGAGATGATCTCTCTTGCTAGCTTGCTGCTAGGCTCTGGGTGCTATGCGTGGAGACTAGAGAACggatttattatattttagggGGAGAGAGGGGTGGAGTGGAGTGATACGTGTTGTTCATGCAGTCTTTGTTTGGGTTTGCTGGCATTTGCTAGTGGAGACACCGTTGAGATGCGGTGGGAATCATATCTGACACCTCTACAGATAAACCTTCTTTCCCTTTTGATAtgatgactttttttttttttttttagaaaaattctcGGTTTTTCTGACTCCATATCCAATTTTTCTATTGCAATTTTAGCAAATAGCCCGTGTAAAAGAAGTATTTTAGTGTATATTGATTTGAATGTACAATAACTATTTATACACGAGGAAGAGATAAAGTTATACCTAAATAATAGTAACATTCCTAATTAATACCCGACTTGAAGAAACTAATTTAGGcgataaattaaatatatataaaaaattaaaaatagaaaaaataaacaagataGAATTAAAGAGTGATTGGGTAGCATCCTAATTCTTAACACTTCCTCTCAAGTTGAAATAGGTACGGATTATTCCTAACTTGGtaataagatttgaaaattgtGGTACactcaataataatttagtgAAGATGTTAACTGGTTGTTTTAATGTCAATATATGATAAGTCTTGATTACTccaatttgaacttttttctCGAACAAGGtgacaattaatttttatgtcTTTTGTTCGTTCATGAAATACCGGATTGGAAGTTGTGTAGAGCGATTTGGCTATCACAAAAATAGTTTAACCGGTTGTGAATGCTTTCTAAGATTATGTAAAATGTTTTAGAGCCAAGTGACCTCACAACAAACAGATGCCATGGAACGATATTTTGCATCTACACTTAAGCGGGAAACGGTAGCTTGCTTCTTGGTTTTTCAAGAAATAAGGGAACTTCCAATAAAAATACAGTAGCATGTGGTTGATTTCATGTGTCTCGACATCGAGCTCAATCCGCATCACAAAAAGCATTCAATTGCAATAAACTTATGGATGAGAGAAAAATACCTTGTCCAGGTGTTCTCTTGATGTAGCATTGAACTTGTTGTGTCACTTCTAGGTGTGGAACTCGGGGCTTGTCCATAAACTGACTAAGAATGTGAATGGGATAAACCAAGTCTGGCCTTGTGATGGTTAAGTAAATCAATTGCCCaacaagtctttgataagatgag
It contains:
- the LOC127798510 gene encoding elongation factor 1-alpha, giving the protein MGKEKFHINIVVIGHVDSGKSTTTGHLIYKLGGIDKRVIERFEKEAAEMNKRSFKYAWVLDKLKAERERGITIDIALWKFETTKYYCTVIDAPGHRDFIKNMITGTSQADCAVLIIDSTTGGFEAGISKDGQTREHALLAFTLGVRQMICCCNKMDATTPKYSKARYDEIVKEVSSYMKKVGYNPDKIPFVPISGFEGDNMIERSTNLDWYKGPTLLEALDMIHEPKRPSDKPLRLPLQDVYKIGGIGTVPVGRVETGVLKPGMVVTFGPSGLTTEVKSVEMHHEALQEALPGDNVGFNVKNVAVKDLKRGFVASNSKDDPAKGAASFTSQVIIMNHPGQIGNGYAPVLDCHTSHIAVKFAELLTKIDRRSGKELEKEPKFLKNGDAGLVKMIPTKPMVVETFSEYPPLGRFAVRDMRQTVAVGVIKSVDKKDPTGAKVTKAAAKKGAK
- the LOC127798509 gene encoding vicilin-like seed storage protein At2g28490, which gives rise to MAKTRVLLLLLVVILGYAAAPMAGAVYEGGGAEEEEKEEKLFLLRNMKAVVETEAGRMDVVEGFTGRHGGRALHIGFITMEPKALFIPQYLDSNMILFVRRGEARVGSIYNDRLVEKRLKMGDVYRIGAGSAFYLVNTGEGQILHIVCSIDKTEDSGWGTFHSFFIGGGAYSVLAGFDPITLSTALNVSVKVVKMITTDQELDPIVFYQDAHSRATWTQFLELKEEERFEHLKRKVRFQEPAAGGNDEEPTWSLRKLLNSLFGKEANRKHHDWKIKSPEPYNLYHRKPDFKNNYGWSIALDDSDYWPLGLSDVGVFLVYLTAGSMMAPHINPMAPEIAIVLRGEGEIQVVFPNGTLAMKAKVGPGDVFWIPQFFPFCQIASRTGPFEFFGVTTSSSYNRPQFLLGAGSILRTMMGPELAAGFGMRDVDWFSKIVRAQEQRMIFSSASAAPPDMEEEGENGSRMAKVLKSFGDEMVMGFD